The following nucleotide sequence is from bacterium.
TACATCAAGATGGAAGTGGACCGGGTGCGCCAGCCGGGATTATTCTGGCTGACGGGGTCGCAACAGTTCCACCTGATGAAGGGCGTGTCAGAATCGTTGGCCGGGCGCGTGGCGATTTTGCAACTGCTGGGCGTGTCGCGCAGGGAAATGTTGGGACAGGGCGCCGCCGTGCCGCCGTTCCTGCCTACTGGGCAGCAGATCAAGTCGCGCGAGGCCAGCGGCGGGAGGCTGGACCTACCGGCGCTCTATCGACTCATCTTCAGGGGGTCGCTGCCCGCCATCGCGCTCCACCCGGACGTGGACCGGGACCTGTTCTACAGCTCGTACGTGCAGACATACTTGCAGCGCGACGTGCGCGATCTGGCGCGCGTGGGGGATGAGAGCGCCTTCTTGCGCTTCCTGAGAATGGCGGCCGCGCGGACCGGCCAACTCCTGAACCTGTCGCAGTTGGCACGCGACACGGATATTGCCGTCAACACCGCGAAGAGCTGGCTCTCGATTCTCCAGGCCTCAGGGATCGTCTACCTACTGCAGCCGTACTACACCAACCTGAGCAAACGTCTGGTCAAGGCGCCGAAGCTCTACTTCCTCGATACCGGACTCTGCGCGTACCTGACGCAGTGGCCCAGCCCGGAGGTGCTGGAGGCGGGGGCCATGTCGGGCGCCCTTCTCGAGACGTGGGTCATTGGGGAGTTGCTGAAGAGCTACTGGCACAACGGCAAGGAGCCACCGTTCTACTACTACCATGACCACGATCGCCGGGAGATTGACTTGCTCATCACGCAGGGCGGGAAGGCGTATCCGCTCGAGATCAAGAAGACGGCCTCTCCCCGAGTTGATGATGTGGGCATCTTCGCGGCGCTGGGGAGGTTGGGGCTGGACGTGGGGGAGGGAGGCGTCGTCTGCCTGGCACAGCAGGCCCTGCCGCTGACGAAGAGGGCGCGGGCGATTCCGGTGGGGACGTTGTGAGGGTGGGGCAGGGAAGACGGGAGCCCCTACGCCGCCCGGTAGATGACCTCGCCGGTGCGCAGGACCTCGCGGACGAACCCACTGTCATCGTTCGCGCGGGACAACAGGTGCGGCTCGATCATCGGGTCAATGTCGTTGCGCAGGTGACACAACCGTGCGGCCAGTGTCAGGAAGTCCCCCGTGATCTCGGGCAAGATCACGGCCACGTCAATGTCACTGTCCGCGCCCGCCTCGCCGGTGGCGTGCGAGCCGAACAGGACGATCTGACTGTCCGGGAATTCCGCAGCGACTACTCGGGCGTACTGCGCGACCCGGCGTCGCACCTGTCGCTTATCCATGTCAGTAACCGTTCCGTGTTCTCGATCAGCGTGCGGCAGCGCTCGGCGGAGAGGGACCGCAACAGGGCGTCCTTCTGCGCCGGGAAGCGCGCCTCAATGTTCAGCGGTTCCAGTACATCCAATAGCGCCTGATCCTCGGTTGGCAGCTCGTCGTACGAACCGCCCGATTTCGCCAACCTCACGAGAGCATGTGTGTAGGGCGGCATGCTTCGCGTGGCGCAGACGATGAGGCCCTTGAGCGCCTTCTCGATGACCTGGTGGCACATGAAGCCGACGTAGAGGTACCGGTCATTGACCAGCATGATCTTGGCTGTCTCGAGGTCGTACTGGGCCAGGTCACGCCAGTAGCGGACCTGCCGGGCAACCTGCTCGCCATCGAGGTGCTCTTCGGGTGCCATTTGGTGTCATTGTAGCACAAACGTCGATATCCGGGGTCATCAGTCCCATCGCCCCTGCGCTTCCCCTCACTCCCCCTCCGCCGCCGCGTACTTCACCCCCGACAGCTTCGCGAAATGGGCGTCGCACTTGACGCCGCGCCGCGGCGGCGGCATTCTATGGCCAGGCGGGTGGTCCGGAGCGTCGCGTGGGGCCCAGAGCCTCCTGCGGCCGCAGGATGTCTACACATATTCGGACACATATCATTCTGCTGGCACAGACCCGCCGACGCGCCGACGCAGAAGCCGAGACTGCGTCCACGTTGACCCGCCATGCGCTGGAATGAGTTCCGTCTGAGAGGAACACCAACGATCATGATGAGACCCGGCCGCAACCTCAGTCGCAGCCTCGTTCAGTTGTTGTCGTTGGCCTTGCTAGGGGGAATGCTGGTGCCCGCCCTCGGCAGCGCCTGCGTCTGCGACAACCAGTCCGGCCAGGTCATCTGGGTGTCACTCAACGGTGGACCGTACGTGAAGCTCACCCCCGGCGAGCGGACGCTGGGCATGACTGGGTGGGTCGGCAAGGGTGGGCGCGTGTCGGTCCGGCTCCAGCCCGAGCTGGGCGCGCCGTGCGTGCGGGAGTATGGCAATGTCGAGGCCGAGGCGTGGGTCACCGTCAGGGATGAGGACCTCGGGCCGCAGGGCGGGCCACACCGCGGTCAGCGGGTCAACCCTAACATCACCCGCCCGGCCCGGTGGTTCGACGCCTGGCCGGACATGACTGTGGCCGGGCAGGCCCCGCCCAACGCGCACCTGCGCGTGACGATCATGTACCGCCAGACCTTCCCCGAGGCGACCGGGGTGTTGTGGCAGGGGGAGCTGACAGCCCTGCCCACCGGCGACTGGACGACACCGAAGGTGAAGGGCCGCCCCGCCGAGGGCGTGGTCTTCCCGGACGGCTACACCTTCGTAGTCGAGGCCCTCAGCGAGCATGGTCGCGTCATCGGGCGGCGCCAGGCAACGCTGGGGCGGATGCAGGACCTGCGGGTGGAGACGGAAGCTGACACCAAACTGAGCATCACGCGGCCCACGCGGTGGCTGGACGACTGGCCGGAGCTGGTCGTCGCCGGCCAGGCGCCCTTCGGCGCTCGCCTGCGCCTCAGCATTGTCTACAAGCAGCGCTTCCCTGAGCGGGTGGGGATGCTATGGCAGGGGATGGTGGAGGTGTTGCCCACGGGGCGGTGGGAGACGACCAAGCTGAGCCGGCGGCCCGAGGGGGAGCTGGTGTCCCCGGACGAGTACACTTTCGTGGCTGAGCTGCTGGGGCACGACGAGCGGGTCATCGCGCGCGAGCAGACGACGCTGAAGCGGTGAGGCCAAACGCGCCATCGGCGGGCGCGTCTCCCGGGTCACGCTTTGTCTGCGATGTACTCAACGCCGGGTAGCTCCGCGAAGTGGGCGTCGCTGGTGATGAGCCTAGCCTCATGCTGCTGGGCGGTGGCATAGATGATGGCGTCAGCCATCGGGAGGTTGTGTGCGAGGCTGATCTCCGCCGCAGTCAGGGCCAGATTGTCCTCGAGTGGTACGGTTTGTCGTTCGGTCATCTGTGCCATGGCTCTTGCGGTATGGGCACGCTCGAGCCTGGTCTTCAGGATCTTGTACACTTCATAGAGCACAACCGTCGGCACCAGCACGTCCGGCGCCTTCACATGCTTGGCGTACGCGGACGCCAGCGGTCCTTCGAGGAAGTACTCCAGCCAGCCTGAGGAATCGATCACGACGGCCATCGCTGCTCATCCTCCTCTTCGCGGTAGCCCTCGTACGTATGTCCCTTGCCGATGCCCCGCAACTCCTCAATCGGGACCACCGGAACCAGAGTGGCGACGCCGTCGAGCACAAGCAGCTTCACTCTCTGCCCCGGCTTGAGGCGCAGCTGCTCCCGCACTTCTCTGGGGATGACGATCTGGTACTTCGGTGAGATGGTCACGGCAGGCATGATCTTACCGCCTTATACGCGCATGTGATCGATCATAGTCTACCTTACCATGGTACTCCCGTCAACTCTTCCCCCTCAACTGCCACCCGCGCACATCCAGGAACCAGTGGCCGTTCACTTGCACCGGTTCGCTCTCAGTGATCTCGATCCGTTGGCGGAAGAGCGGACCGTCTACCACTGCTGTATGGTACTCGCCGTTCTCGCCGCACACGTCGAGGGCCGGCTGCGCGGCCGCCCATGCCAGGAACTCCGGCCCGAGGTGCATCCCCATCTGCGCACCGCTGAAGACGTCGGGACGGCCGGAGACGATGACGGCCTCGAAGCCCGCACCCAGGAACTCGGCCATGACCTGCTGGGTGTCCATCCCATATATAGGGTGTACCCAGTCCAGCCCGGCTGCCCGGCACATGCGGATGCCCCAATCGCGGTTGGCCTCGGGGAAGATGTCGCCGAAGACCATGCCCTCGACGCCACGGCCCTTCAGCTCGCGCAGAGCGGCCTGGTACGACTCCTCATAGGTGTCGTCCGGGGTCGGCCACTGCAGGAGCTGCAGGCCCATGGCCTCGGCCTGGGCGCGGACGAAGTCCTTCGGCGTGCCGTGGAAGCGGACGCGCTGGTAGGTGTCGGCGATGGTGTTCAGCAGGACGCGGACCGGAAGGCCCTGCTGGAGGGCGCGGTAGGTGGCCAGGCAACCGTCCTTGCCGCCACTCCAGGATGCTGCGTACATGCCATTGACCTCGATCTGCGGGGATGGGTGGGGGAGAGGGCCTCAGTGGCCGGCAGCGACGGGGCACGCCTCGGCGGCGGCGTGCCGCCGCTCGTGCACGAAGCGGAGGAACCACGCGCCCGCCAGACACAGCACGACGGTCAGGGCGAAGTCCACCCGCCAGCCCAGACCCGGCGCCAGCCGCGAGATGGCGCTGCCCAGGGGCGGGGCCGTGGCGAAGGCGAGTACCTGGGGCACGACCGCCGAGGCGTTCCACACGCCCAGATAGCGGGCGGCCTCGCCGCGGGGCAGGAGATTGCAGGCCAGGGCCCACTCGACGGCGGTGAAGATGCCATAGGCCAGTCCGGCCGGTACAGCGGCGGCATACGCCCATGTCATGTTGGGCGCGATCACAAAGACAGCGCAGGCGCCTGCCATGATGAACTGGGACGAGAAGATCAGCGGCTTGCGGCCCCAGCGATCCGACATGGTGCCGGAGATGACACTGCCGACCCCGGCCGCCGCGATGGCCGGGAGCATCAAGTGCATGTTGGCGCCCTCGGGGTTGGTCTGGCCCAGGCTGAACTCCAGGTACAGGATTGTGACCTGCAGGAACATGTAGAAGCCAATGTTCGTGACAGCGCGGGAGAGCGACAGCCAGAAGAAGTCCGGGTAGCCCCGCACGTCCACATCAAAGGAGCGAGCGATGGTCTGCCAGGGGGTCGCGGCCGGGCGGTGCCGCAGCGGCTTCTCGCGGACAATGATGCAGTTGACCACCATCGTCAGCAGCATGAAGCCCGCCATCGAGTTACACATCAGCGGGAAGCGCTGGTCATGGAGGACCGCCCGCTGGTCTCCAGACAGGCTCTCCGCCCCGAGCAGCAAGCCGGCGAGGATGAGACCGCCGACATCGCCCAGCAGGCGCGCTACGCCCAGCAGGCCGGCGGACTTGCCGTGCTCCCGGGGGTTGACAGTGTCGGGCAGCAGCGCCGAGAACGGCCCCAGGGCTGCGTTGGTGCCGATCTGGACCAGCATCAGCGCGCCGGCGAGCGGCCAGAAGGAGTGGGACCCGCCCAGCAGCACCAGAGCCCCGGTGCCCCACAGCACACCGACCACCAGGAAGGGGCGGCGCCGCCCCCAGGGATGCAGCGAGCGGTCGCTAAAGGCCCCGACGACCATCTGCGTGACGGTCCCGATCACGCCGCCGGCGGCACCCAGGATCCCGAAGTACAGGCCGATGTGCTGCTCGCCGAACCAGTCACCGAGGCGGCTCTGTAGCCCGGTGTGCAGCAGCGCTCCCCACACCAAGGAGTTGCTCAGCCAGTAGACGGTGAGGGCCAGGTGGTGGCGCAGGGGACGGAGAGGAAGCTGGTCGGCATCGTCAGATAGCGGGGCGACGGACGGCTCCATGCACGGCCTCCTCGACGGGTCAGACGGGGTGCGGGAGAGCGCCCGCGCAGTGGTTCGGCGCCTCTGCCCGTGATACCTGCGGGCCCCGGCGGCGGGGCCTCCGCCCGGAGTTCTGGCATTTTGCTCTTGCAACCGGCACGAGAAGCAGTCTATACTTTTGTCGGGTAGTCTTCGCCATCTACAGTTCTACACTACAGCACCAAGCGAAGCTGGCGGTGATCATGGCTCCCGGACAAGTCGCGGTACTTGTTGCTACCTGCGCTGTTCTGGTGATCTCGGTCTTCACCGATGTGCGCGACGGCAAGATCTACAATGCCGTCACCCTCCCTGCTGCCCTCCTCGGTCTGGTCCTCAATACCATCGCCAAGGGTCTACCCGGTCTGGGACTTAGCCTGGCCGGTCTGGCCCTCGGGCTGGCTCTCTTCTTCCTCAGTGCACTGGTCGGCCGTATCCTCGGTGCGGGTGACTGCAAGCTCTTCGCAGCCGTGGGAGCGCTGCAGGGGCCGCAGTTCCTGCTGTGGGCGATCCTCATCTCGCTGATCGTTGGCGGGGTGTTCGGTATCCTCGTCGCCCTGTGGCGCGGGGTGCTGCGACACAGTCTCCAGCGCGTCTGGCAGGCGGTCTACTTCAAGATCTGTCTGAAGATGCCCATGGACATTGCCCAGACGAGCTCGAAGCTTCGACTGCCGTATGCCGTCGCCATTCTGGCGGGCTGCCTGTTCACCATCTGGTGGCAACAGGGCCGGCCCCAATAGAGAGGGAGTCTGCGTAGTCTCAAGAAGCCGGTTGTTGGGTCGGTTGGGTTGGACCAGGAGCAGGGCCGGGCTGGTCCCACGCGTGAGGCCTGTGCGTGGGTTGGGCTGAGCTACAGTGCGTGCCGGCCCGCTCAAGCGGCCCGCGGGAGGCCAACGGAACTCTTGAGCGTTTCTGGAACCTGGGGAGAACCGGGCGGGGCATAATAGCCCCGGGTTAGTAGACCTTGTCCGGGGTGCCATGCTCGGTCTGAGCGGAAGGTGTCGGTGCAAGCCAGAGGGTTCCAACCATGGATGCCAAGATGATACCGGGACGCAAGACAGATCGCCAAGGTACGGCCAGCGTGGAGTTTGCGTTGGTGCTGCCTTTGCTGCTGGCGTTGCTTTTCGGGATCATCGAGTTCGGGTTCCTTTTCAAGGACCAACTCAGCATCCAGCAGGCGGCGCGCGAGGGTGCCAGGACGGCGGCGGTCGGGCGGCTGCAGTCGGAGGTCGGTAATCGCATTCTCACTACAGCCTCGACGCTGACCACGGCCCATCTGACCTACGACATCATGTACCGCACGTATAGCGCCGGTGTATGGAGCGGTTGGACCACCCTCGGCGACCTGGCTGACGGCTCGCAGAACGACGCGCCGGTCGGGGCTCAGATCCGCGTGCGCACCAACTACGTGCATCCGTTTGCGACAGGTTCGCTGTTCGCCCGCCTGATTGGCAGGCCCGGCGCAACCAGCATGACGCTGCACGCGGAGATGGTGATGCGCCGTGAGTAGGAACCATGGACTGATGGATCGGCCAGACAGAGGCGCCGCCCTGAGCGCACCCCACCGCCATCGCGGTCGTGGGAAGCGGCTGTTCTCCGGGGCACGCCGCGCGCGGGGCTATGTCGCCGCCATGGTCGCCGTGGGGCTGACGGCCCTCCTGGGCGTGGCGGCTCTATCGGTGGATGTCGGGCGGGTGATGATGGCAGCCCAGCGCGCTCAGGATGTCGCGGATGCCGCTGCCTTCGCCGGCGGTTCGCTCTTGCGCGTGCCGGCCGACGCCATCGTGGCGGCCCAGCAGTGCGTGGCCGCCAATAACCAGTCCAACCAGGGCTTTGCCATCACCTGTACGTATGTGGCGGACAGCGCGCTCTCTGACATCCGGTACTTCGCGCCGTACACCTATGTTCCGGACTATGGGTGGCTTGGCTGGGCCGCCAAGGCGATCCGGGTCACGACCCATGTCACCGTGCCCTACACCTTTGGCCGGGCCGTCGGACTCACGGAGAAGCAGATCACCCGTCGGGCGACGGCTGTCCGCGCCCCGGTGGGCGGTTGCCCCATCGCGCCGCTCTGGGTCTCTCACCCCACCGAGTACAAGTATGGGGAGTATCAGAACCTGCTGATGGCCGATGGGCCGTGCTACGCCGAGATCCCTGGCAACTTCGGCTGGCTGGCGCTCCCCTCCGAGGTAGAGGCCTCGTGGGTTGACGTCCTATCCGGCATACCGCTGTCGGATGCCGACACCGAAGCTCTGTTCTGCGACATAGGCGACTATGTCACTGGCTACCCGGGGTTATCGGTAGGGCAGTGGGTGAATGGCCTGGAGTCGCGCATCACGCGCGCCCAGGCTGGCTGGGCCGGGGAGACCTGGGACAACTGCAGCGCCAATAACCCACGTATCGTCATCGTGCCGTTGGTGACCTACGTATCAGGCACGGGGTCCGGTGCGACATTCCAGATTGAGAAGTTCGGCGCGTTCTGGCTGGATTTTGCGGACTCCAGCGGCAACCCGAAGCACATTGACGGGCGCTTCATCAGGTACACGCTGCCCGGGGCGGGCATTGAGCCCCTCTCGGATGACGTAGGACTGTTCAGCTACCGGTTGGCGGGATAACCAGCCGGCTGAAGACGGCCGCCGGTAGACCTTGGCCGGGTCTACCCTTTGGCGCCTCTTCTGCCTGGGAATCCCCCTCCACCATTGCACCATACTTCGCAGCAAGGAGCGTGACCGGAGATGCGACTCACGAGGCAGGCCGCTTTGGCTATTGCCCTGATCGCTGGGCTATTGGCAGCTCTCTTCGCCTGGATGTTCATCGGTCAGCAGAACAAGCCCAAGGCCAAGGCACCGGAGACGGTCCAGATTCCGGTGCCGATCGCCACCATCAAGGCGGGGACTGAGCTGCAGGCGGCGATGTTCCAATTGGGGGAACAGCCCAAGGAGCAGCTCACGCCGAACATCGTCACCGATGCCCAGACTCTGCAGGGACGCGTCGCGGTGATGGAGCTGCCCGGGGGGCAGCCGGTACGCGTCGAGCAGATCCGGGAACGGGACGTCAGGCTGGGCATGGCCTGGGCTCTTAACCCGGGCTTGCGGGGTATGGCGGTGTCCCTGGATGTGGTTGGCACCGTCGGTGACTTCATCAAGCCTCTCGACCACGTCGATGTGCTGACGGCCTTCCGGCAGGACAACCAGGCCGTGGTGCGGACGCTGGTGCAGGATGTGGTGGTGCTGGCCATCGGCCAGACGATCACGTCCGCCCCGCCCGCCACAACGACCGAGGAGACCGGCGAGACCACGAAGGAAGCGCCGCCGCCGCGGAAGACCGAGACGCCGGTCACGCTCGCACTCACACCCGCCCAGGCCCAACTGATCCTCACCGCTGACCAGGCCGGCGACCTCCGCTTGACGCTGCGCGGCAAGGGCGACCGCTCGGTCCTCCCGCTGGCGCCGGCCAACAGTTGGTCGATGGTAGGGCAGGTCCCGAAGCCCGGCGCAACGCCGACCACAACCCAGGGGGCACCGTCGGCCTCCGCCGCTTCGCCCCAGCCCCCGGCAGCTACCGCTCCGGCGCCAGCGCCAGCGCCCGTGCGCACTGCGGGAGCCGGGCAGGCTCCACAAGCCGGCCCGAAGCTGCCCAAGCAGCCGTACGTGGAAGTGGTGCGGGGGAGCGCTCGCGAGATCGTTGTCCCGTAGTAACCATTCGGTGGCGCGATGGCGTTGCGTTTCTTTGACATGCCGTCCAGTCAGTCGGATCGTCACGTGGCTCGGTCACTACACCATTCATCGCACTACGCCCTGCCGGCCGAACGGCAGAGGGGAGCCCGCACGATGCTACAATGCACCTCACACAATCGTCGCTTAGTATGGTCCGCCGTCGTCCTGGGGGCGATGCTCTGGCTGCTGGCGACGGCCGTGGTTCAGGCCGGCGGCCTGTC
It contains:
- a CDS encoding A24 family peptidase, whose translation is MAPGQVAVLVATCAVLVISVFTDVRDGKIYNAVTLPAALLGLVLNTIAKGLPGLGLSLAGLALGLALFFLSALVGRILGAGDCKLFAAVGALQGPQFLLWAILISLIVGGVFGILVALWRGVLRHSLQRVWQAVYFKICLKMPMDIAQTSSKLRLPYAVAILAGCLFTIWWQQGRPQ
- a CDS encoding diphthine--ammonia ligase codes for the protein MYAASWSGGKDGCLATYRALQQGLPVRVLLNTIADTYQRVRFHGTPKDFVRAQAEAMGLQLLQWPTPDDTYEESYQAALRELKGRGVEGMVFGDIFPEANRDWGIRMCRAAGLDWVHPIYGMDTQQVMAEFLGAGFEAVIVSGRPDVFSGAQMGMHLGPEFLAWAAAQPALDVCGENGEYHTAVVDGPLFRQRIEITESEPVQVNGHWFLDVRGWQLRGKS
- a CDS encoding type II toxin-antitoxin system VapC family toxin, whose amino-acid sequence is MAVVIDSSGWLEYFLEGPLASAYAKHVKAPDVLVPTVVLYEVYKILKTRLERAHTARAMAQMTERQTVPLEDNLALTAAEISLAHNLPMADAIIYATAQQHEARLITSDAHFAELPGVEYIADKA
- a CDS encoding HEPN domain-containing protein, with the protein product MAPEEHLDGEQVARQVRYWRDLAQYDLETAKIMLVNDRYLYVGFMCHQVIEKALKGLIVCATRSMPPYTHALVRLAKSGGSYDELPTEDQALLDVLEPLNIEARFPAQKDALLRSLSAERCRTLIENTERLLTWISDRCDAGSRSTPE
- a CDS encoding nucleotidyltransferase domain-containing protein, with protein sequence MDKRQVRRRVAQYARVVAAEFPDSQIVLFGSHATGEAGADSDIDVAVILPEITGDFLTLAARLCHLRNDIDPMIEPHLLSRANDDSGFVREVLRTGEVIYRAA
- the cpaB gene encoding Flp pilus assembly protein CpaB produces the protein MRLTRQAALAIALIAGLLAALFAWMFIGQQNKPKAKAPETVQIPVPIATIKAGTELQAAMFQLGEQPKEQLTPNIVTDAQTLQGRVAVMELPGGQPVRVEQIRERDVRLGMAWALNPGLRGMAVSLDVVGTVGDFIKPLDHVDVLTAFRQDNQAVVRTLVQDVVVLAIGQTITSAPPATTTEETGETTKEAPPPRKTETPVTLALTPAQAQLILTADQAGDLRLTLRGKGDRSVLPLAPANSWSMVGQVPKPGATPTTTQGAPSASAASPQPPAATAPAPAPAPVRTAGAGQAPQAGPKLPKQPYVEVVRGSAREIVVP
- a CDS encoding MFS transporter — translated: MEPSVAPLSDDADQLPLRPLRHHLALTVYWLSNSLVWGALLHTGLQSRLGDWFGEQHIGLYFGILGAAGGVIGTVTQMVVGAFSDRSLHPWGRRRPFLVVGVLWGTGALVLLGGSHSFWPLAGALMLVQIGTNAALGPFSALLPDTVNPREHGKSAGLLGVARLLGDVGGLILAGLLLGAESLSGDQRAVLHDQRFPLMCNSMAGFMLLTMVVNCIIVREKPLRHRPAATPWQTIARSFDVDVRGYPDFFWLSLSRAVTNIGFYMFLQVTILYLEFSLGQTNPEGANMHLMLPAIAAAGVGSVISGTMSDRWGRKPLIFSSQFIMAGACAVFVIAPNMTWAYAAAVPAGLAYGIFTAVEWALACNLLPRGEAARYLGVWNASAVVPQVLAFATAPPLGSAISRLAPGLGWRVDFALTVVLCLAGAWFLRFVHERRHAAAEACPVAAGH
- a CDS encoding AbrB/MazE/SpoVT family DNA-binding domain-containing protein, which encodes MPAVTISPKYQIVIPREVREQLRLKPGQRVKLLVLDGVATLVPVVPIEELRGIGKGHTYEGYREEEDEQRWPS
- a CDS encoding pilus assembly protein, which gives rise to MDAKMIPGRKTDRQGTASVEFALVLPLLLALLFGIIEFGFLFKDQLSIQQAAREGARTAAVGRLQSEVGNRILTTASTLTTAHLTYDIMYRTYSAGVWSGWTTLGDLADGSQNDAPVGAQIRVRTNYVHPFATGSLFARLIGRPGATSMTLHAEMVMRRE
- a CDS encoding ATP-binding protein, producing the protein MPRYLARTLEAFTRTASRQFPVLLLTGARQVGKTTLLRHVSRPDRTYVSLDDPTLVDLARRDPALFFQRFRPPLLFDEIQYAPQLLPYIKMEVDRVRQPGLFWLTGSQQFHLMKGVSESLAGRVAILQLLGVSRREMLGQGAAVPPFLPTGQQIKSREASGGRLDLPALYRLIFRGSLPAIALHPDVDRDLFYSSYVQTYLQRDVRDLARVGDESAFLRFLRMAAARTGQLLNLSQLARDTDIAVNTAKSWLSILQASGIVYLLQPYYTNLSKRLVKAPKLYFLDTGLCAYLTQWPSPEVLEAGAMSGALLETWVIGELLKSYWHNGKEPPFYYYHDHDRREIDLLITQGGKAYPLEIKKTASPRVDDVGIFAALGRLGLDVGEGGVVCLAQQALPLTKRARAIPVGTL
- a CDS encoding pilus assembly protein TadG-related protein yields the protein MDRPDRGAALSAPHRHRGRGKRLFSGARRARGYVAAMVAVGLTALLGVAALSVDVGRVMMAAQRAQDVADAAAFAGGSLLRVPADAIVAAQQCVAANNQSNQGFAITCTYVADSALSDIRYFAPYTYVPDYGWLGWAAKAIRVTTHVTVPYTFGRAVGLTEKQITRRATAVRAPVGGCPIAPLWVSHPTEYKYGEYQNLLMADGPCYAEIPGNFGWLALPSEVEASWVDVLSGIPLSDADTEALFCDIGDYVTGYPGLSVGQWVNGLESRITRAQAGWAGETWDNCSANNPRIVIVPLVTYVSGTGSGATFQIEKFGAFWLDFADSSGNPKHIDGRFIRYTLPGAGIEPLSDDVGLFSYRLAG